From Mycobacterium lacus, one genomic window encodes:
- the pbpA gene encoding D,D-transpeptidase PbpA: MNASLRRISVTVMALIVLLLLNATMTQVFTADGLRADPRNQRVLLDEYSRQRGQITAGGQLMAYSVATDSRFRFLRVYPNPAMYAPITGFYSLRYSSTGLERAEDPLLNGSDERLFGRRLADFFTGRDPRGGNVDTTINARIQQAGWDAMQQGCGGPCKGAVVALEPSTGKILALISSPSYDPNLLASHDPDVQARAWQRLRDNPDNPLVNRAISETYPPGSTFKVITTAAALAAGATETEPLTAAPTIPLPNSTATLENYGGAPCGSEATVPLSEAFARSCNTAFVQLGILTGADALRGMARSFGLDSAPGPIPLQVAESTVGPIPDAAALGMSSIGQKDVALTPLQNAQVAATIANGGVTMRPYLVDSLKGPDLANISATAPYQQRRAVSPQVAAKLTELMVGAEKLAQQKGAIPGVQIASKTGTAEHGTDPRNTPPHAWYIAFAPAHAPKVAVAVLVEDGADRLSATGGALAAPIGRAVIEAALQGGP, encoded by the coding sequence ATGAACGCCTCTCTCCGCCGGATCTCGGTGACCGTGATGGCGTTGATCGTGCTGCTGCTCCTCAACGCCACAATGACCCAGGTGTTCACCGCCGACGGGCTGCGCGCCGACCCGCGCAACCAGCGAGTCCTGCTCGACGAGTACTCCCGTCAGCGGGGTCAGATCACCGCGGGGGGGCAACTGATGGCCTACTCGGTGGCCACCGACAGCCGCTTCCGCTTCTTGCGGGTGTACCCCAACCCCGCGATGTACGCGCCGATTACCGGCTTCTACTCGCTGCGTTATTCCAGTACGGGCCTGGAGCGCGCCGAAGACCCGTTGTTGAACGGCTCCGACGAGCGGCTGTTCGGCCGCCGGCTCGCCGACTTCTTCACCGGCCGCGACCCGCGCGGCGGCAATGTCGACACCACGATCAATGCGCGCATCCAACAGGCCGGGTGGGACGCGATGCAGCAGGGCTGCGGTGGGCCGTGCAAGGGTGCGGTGGTTGCCCTGGAACCGTCCACCGGCAAGATTCTGGCGCTGATCTCGTCGCCGTCCTACGACCCCAACCTGCTGGCGTCGCACGATCCCGACGTACAGGCGCGGGCGTGGCAGCGGCTTCGGGACAACCCGGATAACCCGTTGGTCAACCGTGCCATCTCGGAGACGTACCCGCCGGGGTCGACCTTCAAAGTGATCACCACCGCGGCCGCGCTGGCGGCCGGGGCCACCGAGACCGAGCCGCTGACCGCGGCGCCCACGATTCCGCTGCCCAACAGCACGGCGACGTTGGAGAACTACGGTGGCGCCCCCTGTGGCAGCGAGGCGACCGTGCCGCTGAGCGAGGCGTTCGCCAGGTCGTGCAACACCGCCTTCGTCCAATTGGGCATCCTGACCGGCGCGGACGCCCTGCGCGGCATGGCGCGGTCGTTCGGCCTCGACAGCGCCCCGGGCCCGATTCCGCTGCAGGTCGCCGAGTCAACCGTCGGACCCATTCCAGACGCCGCCGCGCTGGGGATGTCGAGCATAGGGCAGAAGGATGTAGCACTGACACCACTGCAAAACGCGCAGGTCGCCGCGACCATCGCCAACGGCGGGGTAACGATGCGGCCTTACCTGGTCGACAGCCTCAAGGGGCCGGACTTGGCCAACATCAGCGCGACTGCCCCATACCAGCAGCGCCGCGCGGTGTCGCCGCAGGTCGCCGCTAAGCTAACAGAGCTGATGGTCGGCGCCGAGAAACTCGCACAGCAGAAAGGGGCCATCCCCGGCGTGCAGATCGCATCCAAGACGGGTACCGCAGAGCACGGCACGGATCCTCGTAACACCCCACCGCACGCGTGGTACATCGCCTTCGCGCCCGCGCACGCTCCCAAAGTTGCGGTGGCGGTGCTGGTGGAGGATGGCGCCGACCGCCTGTCCGCGACCGGGGGTGCGCTCGCCGCTCCGATCGGACGGGCCGTCATCGAGGCCGCGCTGCAGGGAGGACCATGA
- a CDS encoding aminodeoxychorismate/anthranilate synthase component II, producing the protein MRILVVDNYDSFVFNLVQYLGQLGVEADVWRNDDTRLSDEASVAADFDGVLLSPGPGTPERAGASINLVRACAGARTPLLGVCLGHQAIGVAFGATVDRAPELLHGKTSSVFHTNVGVLQGLPDPFTATRYHSLTILPESLPAVLEVTARTRGGVIMAVRHTALPIHGVQFHPESILTEGGHRMLANWLADCGWVRDDTLVRRLENEVLTAVRPRFPGPAAGIAAATDRTSA; encoded by the coding sequence ATGCGGATCTTGGTCGTCGACAACTACGACAGCTTCGTGTTCAACCTGGTGCAGTACCTCGGCCAGCTTGGCGTCGAGGCCGACGTGTGGCGCAATGACGACACCCGGCTATCCGACGAGGCCTCCGTTGCCGCCGATTTCGACGGTGTCCTGCTTAGCCCCGGTCCGGGCACGCCGGAACGCGCCGGTGCGTCCATCAACCTGGTGCGCGCGTGCGCGGGGGCGCGCACCCCACTGCTCGGGGTGTGCCTCGGGCACCAGGCCATCGGCGTCGCCTTCGGCGCCACGGTCGACCGTGCGCCGGAGCTGCTGCACGGTAAGACCAGCAGCGTATTTCACACGAATGTCGGTGTGTTGCAGGGACTTCCGGATCCGTTCACGGCGACCCGATACCACTCGCTGACGATCCTGCCGGAGTCGCTGCCGGCGGTGCTGGAGGTGACGGCCCGCACCCGTGGCGGCGTGATCATGGCCGTGCGGCACACCGCGTTGCCGATCCACGGTGTCCAGTTCCATCCGGAGTCGATCCTGACGGAGGGCGGGCATCGGATGCTGGCCAACTGGCTCGCGGATTGCGGATGGGTGCGAGACGACACGCTGGTGCGACGGCTGGAAAACGAAGTCCTCACCGCGGTCCGGCCGCGTTTCCCGGGCCCGGCGGCCGGAATCGCCGCGGCTACTGACCGAACTTCAGCGTGA
- the crgA gene encoding cell division protein CrgA, giving the protein MPKSKVRKKNDFTVGAVSRTPVRVKVGPSSVWFVSLFIGLMLIGLVWLMVFQLAAVGSQAPTALNWMAQLGPWNYAIAFAFMITGLLLTMRWH; this is encoded by the coding sequence ATGCCTAAGTCCAAGGTTCGCAAGAAGAACGACTTCACCGTCGGCGCGGTGAGCCGCACACCCGTGCGAGTGAAGGTCGGACCGTCGAGTGTGTGGTTCGTGTCGCTGTTCATCGGCTTGATGCTGATCGGCCTGGTCTGGTTGATGGTGTTCCAATTGGCCGCCGTTGGCAGTCAGGCCCCGACGGCGCTCAATTGGATGGCGCAACTGGGACCGTGGAACTACGCGATCGCCTTCGCTTTCATGATCACCGGTTTGTTGCTCACGATGCGGTGGCACTGA
- a CDS encoding DUF881 domain-containing protein, with protein MIDERRSTWRFGVPLVCLLAGLLLAATHGVSGGAEIRRSDAPRLVDLVRQAQSSVSRLSTQRDALTNRIDRAHGRSSDAALAAMLRRADELATEADVDPAHGPGLVVTLNDAQRDANGRFPRDASPDDLVVHQQDIDAVLNAMWSAGAEAIQMQDQRLIATSVVRCVGNTLLLNGRTYSPPYTITAIGNAAAMQAALAAASLVTLYKQYVIRFGLGYREEVKSDVSVVGHPVPLQMHFAKPAGPLGY; from the coding sequence ATGATCGACGAGCGCCGCTCGACATGGCGGTTCGGCGTCCCGCTGGTGTGCCTACTGGCCGGCCTGCTGCTGGCAGCTACCCACGGGGTTTCCGGCGGTGCGGAGATCCGCCGAAGCGATGCCCCTCGCCTGGTCGACCTGGTGCGTCAGGCGCAGTCGTCGGTGAGCCGGCTCAGCACCCAGCGAGACGCGTTGACCAACAGGATCGATAGGGCGCACGGCCGGTCCTCGGATGCCGCGTTGGCGGCGATGCTGAGGCGGGCCGACGAGCTGGCAACGGAGGCCGACGTGGATCCGGCGCACGGTCCGGGCCTGGTCGTGACCCTCAACGATGCGCAGCGCGACGCCAACGGCCGCTTCCCGCGGGACGCCTCCCCCGACGACCTGGTCGTGCACCAGCAAGACATCGACGCCGTCCTCAACGCGATGTGGAGCGCCGGAGCGGAGGCGATCCAGATGCAGGACCAGCGACTCATCGCGACCTCGGTCGTTCGTTGTGTCGGGAATACGTTGCTGCTCAACGGGCGCACCTACAGCCCGCCCTACACGATCACCGCGATCGGCAATGCCGCCGCCATGCAGGCGGCCCTGGCCGCCGCTTCCCTGGTGACCCTCTACAAGCAATACGTGATCCGCTTCGGGCTCGGCTACCGCGAAGAGGTGAAGTCCGACGTTTCGGTCGTCGGCCACCCCGTGCCGCTCCAGATGCACTTCGCCAAGCCCGCCGGACCCTTGGGGTACTGA
- a CDS encoding FtsW/RodA/SpoVE family cell cycle protein: MTTQLQPPVSVTPPLPTRRNAELLLVCFATLITIAALLIVQANQERTLRWDLTSYGLAFLTLFGCAHLAIRRFAPYTDPLLLPVVALLNGLGLVMIHRLDLAENGVGRHGHPTASQQMLWTLVGVTAFAMVVTFLKDHRRLARYGYLCGLTGLVFLAVPALLPRSLSEQNGAKIWIRLPGFSIQPAEFSKILLLIFFSAVLVAKRSLFTSAGKHLMGMTLPRPRDLAPLLAAWVISVGVMVFEKDLGTSLLLYASFLVVVYLATQRFSWVVIGLVLFATGSAAAYFMFGHVRVRVQTWLDPFADPDGSGYQIVQSLFSFATGGIFGTGLGNGQPDTVPAASTDFIIAAFGEELGLVGLAALLMLYTIVIVRGLRTAIATRDSFGKLLAAGLASTLAIQLFIVVGGVTQLIPLTGLTTPWMSYGGSSLLANYVLLAILVRISHSARRPLRPRRRNTSPIAAANTEVIQKV; the protein is encoded by the coding sequence ATGACGACACAACTGCAACCACCGGTTTCGGTTACCCCGCCGCTGCCCACTCGCCGCAATGCCGAATTGCTGCTGGTGTGTTTTGCCACGTTAATCACGATCGCCGCGCTGCTCATCGTTCAGGCCAACCAGGAGCGGACCCTGCGCTGGGACCTGACCAGCTATGGGCTGGCCTTCCTGACCCTGTTCGGGTGTGCGCACCTGGCCATCCGACGCTTCGCCCCCTACACCGACCCGCTCCTGCTGCCGGTGGTGGCGCTGCTCAACGGACTTGGCCTGGTCATGATTCACCGGCTTGACCTTGCCGAGAATGGGGTCGGCCGGCACGGCCACCCCACCGCGAGCCAGCAGATGCTGTGGACTCTCGTCGGCGTAACCGCATTCGCCATGGTGGTGACGTTCCTCAAGGACCACCGACGACTTGCCCGCTACGGCTACCTATGTGGACTCACGGGTCTGGTCTTCTTGGCGGTTCCCGCGCTGCTGCCGAGATCGCTGTCCGAACAAAATGGCGCCAAGATCTGGATCCGCTTGCCCGGCTTCTCCATTCAGCCCGCTGAGTTCTCCAAGATCCTCCTGCTGATCTTCTTCTCGGCGGTGCTGGTCGCCAAACGCAGCCTGTTCACCAGCGCCGGCAAGCATTTGATGGGCATGACCCTGCCCCGACCACGAGACCTCGCCCCACTCCTGGCGGCCTGGGTGATCTCGGTGGGTGTGATGGTCTTCGAGAAGGACCTCGGCACGTCGCTGCTGCTGTACGCGTCCTTTCTAGTGGTCGTCTACCTGGCCACGCAGCGCTTCAGCTGGGTCGTCATCGGCCTGGTTCTGTTTGCCACGGGAAGCGCGGCGGCGTATTTCATGTTCGGCCACGTCCGGGTCCGCGTGCAGACCTGGCTGGACCCGTTCGCCGACCCCGACGGCAGCGGCTATCAGATTGTGCAGTCGCTGTTCAGCTTCGCCACCGGCGGCATCTTCGGCACCGGACTCGGTAACGGGCAGCCCGACACCGTGCCCGCGGCGTCGACCGATTTCATCATCGCCGCGTTCGGCGAAGAGCTTGGATTGGTGGGCCTAGCGGCGCTTCTCATGCTCTATACGATCGTCATCGTCCGGGGCCTGCGCACGGCGATCGCGACCCGCGACAGCTTCGGCAAGCTGCTGGCCGCGGGCCTGGCCTCGACGCTCGCCATTCAACTGTTCATCGTGGTCGGTGGCGTTACCCAGCTCATTCCGCTCACCGGGCTGACCACGCCGTGGATGTCCTACGGCGGGTCGTCCCTGCTGGCCAATTACGTGCTGCTGGCCATCCTGGTGCGCATCTCGCACAGCGCCCGGCGTCCGCTGCGCCCCCGCCGGCGCAACACTTCGCCGATCGCGGCGGCCAACACAGAGGTGATCCAGAAGGTATGA
- a CDS encoding protein phosphatase 2C domain-containing protein, giving the protein MTLVLRYAARSDRGLVRANNEDSVYAGARLLALADGMGGHAAGEVASQLVIAALAHLDDDEPGGDLLAKLEAAVRAGNAAIAAQVEMEPDLEGMGTTLTAILFAGNRLGLVHIGDSRGYLLRDGELTQITKDDTFVQTLVDEGKITPEEAHSHPQRSLIMRALTGHEVEPTLTMREARAGDRYLLCSDGLSDPVSDETIAEALRIPDVAESAYRLIELALRGGGPDNVTVVVADVVDYDYGQTQPILAGAVSGDDDHDQVTLPNTAAGRASAINPRKEVAKRVPPQIESFHRPRWSRRRTFLVVAVAVLVVLAGLAIGRAIVRNNYYVAEYNGMVSIVRGIQGSLLGMSLHEPYLIGCLSARNELSLISSSQTGGHLDCHLMKLQDLRPSERAQVQAGLPTGSLDNAISQLRDLASNSLLPPCPPPRATSPPGPPTTTNPSGTPQPNVTSAPPTTTPTASPSAGATAPSGATATSTPPQAGGTPAPAEPAPSSTTAPSAAPSTVTALPPPPLQPGIDCRAVA; this is encoded by the coding sequence GTGACCCTGGTCCTGCGATATGCCGCCCGCAGCGATCGCGGCCTGGTACGCGCCAACAACGAAGACTCGGTCTACGCCGGCGCACGGCTACTGGCCCTAGCCGACGGCATGGGCGGTCACGCGGCCGGCGAGGTGGCGTCCCAGTTGGTGATCGCCGCATTGGCCCATCTCGATGACGACGAGCCCGGCGGCGATCTGCTCGCCAAGCTCGAGGCCGCGGTGCGCGCCGGCAACGCGGCCATCGCCGCGCAAGTCGAGATGGAGCCCGACCTCGAGGGAATGGGTACCACGCTGACCGCGATCCTGTTCGCAGGCAACCGGCTCGGGCTGGTGCACATCGGCGACTCGCGCGGCTACCTGCTGCGCGACGGCGAGCTGACCCAGATCACCAAGGACGACACCTTTGTCCAAACCCTGGTCGATGAAGGCAAGATCACCCCGGAGGAGGCGCACAGCCACCCACAGCGCTCGTTGATCATGCGGGCACTGACCGGTCACGAGGTCGAGCCCACGCTAACCATGCGCGAAGCCCGCGCAGGTGACCGTTACCTGCTGTGTTCGGACGGGCTGTCCGACCCGGTCAGCGACGAAACCATCGCCGAGGCGCTGCGGATCCCCGACGTTGCCGAGAGCGCCTACCGCCTCATCGAGCTGGCGCTGCGCGGCGGCGGCCCCGACAACGTGACCGTCGTGGTCGCCGACGTCGTCGATTACGACTACGGCCAGACCCAGCCGATTCTGGCCGGGGCGGTGTCCGGTGACGACGACCACGACCAAGTGACCCTGCCCAACACCGCCGCCGGCCGCGCGTCCGCGATCAACCCCCGCAAAGAGGTCGCCAAACGCGTTCCGCCGCAAATCGAATCGTTTCATCGGCCCCGCTGGTCACGGCGTCGAACGTTCCTCGTTGTCGCGGTGGCGGTGCTGGTGGTACTTGCGGGCCTGGCCATCGGGCGCGCGATTGTCCGGAACAACTACTACGTCGCCGAATACAACGGCATGGTGTCCATCGTGCGCGGAATCCAGGGCTCGCTGCTGGGCATGTCACTGCACGAGCCCTATTTGATTGGCTGCCTGAGCGCCCGCAACGAGCTATCCCTGATCAGCTCCAGCCAAACCGGCGGTCACCTCGACTGCCACCTGATGAAACTGCAGGACTTGCGCCCTTCTGAGCGCGCGCAGGTTCAGGCCGGGCTCCCGACCGGCAGCCTGGACAACGCGATCTCGCAATTGCGTGACTTGGCGAGCAACTCCCTGTTGCCGCCCTGTCCGCCACCCCGCGCGACATCGCCGCCCGGGCCGCCCACCACGACCAACCCGAGCGGAACACCACAACCAAACGTCACATCCGCGCCACCGACCACCACACCAACCGCCTCACCTTCCGCCGGCGCCACAGCGCCCTCCGGCGCCACCGCCACAAGCACGCCCCCGCAAGCGGGTGGTACCCCCGCTCCAGCGGAGCCCGCCCCTTCCTCGACGACCGCGCCGTCCGCCGCCCCGTCGACAGTGACCGCACTGCCGCCACCGCCACTCCAGCCGGGCATCGACTGCCGGGCGGTGGCATGA
- a CDS encoding peptidylprolyl isomerase yields MADCAVVTNSPIQTATATLHTNRGDIKIALFGNHAPKTVANFVGLAQGTKDYSTQNASGGPSGPFYDGAVFHRVIKGFMIQGGDPTGTGRGGPGYKFADEFHPELQFDKPYLLAMANAGPGTNGSQFFITVGKTPHLNRRHTIFGEVTDPDSQRVVDAISMTPTDGNDRPTDPVVIESVTIS; encoded by the coding sequence ATGGCAGACTGTGCTGTCGTGACTAACAGCCCCATTCAGACCGCCACTGCCACACTGCACACCAACCGCGGAGACATCAAGATCGCCCTGTTCGGAAACCATGCGCCCAAGACCGTCGCCAACTTCGTGGGCCTGGCGCAGGGAACGAAGGACTATTCGACCCAGAACGCATCGGGCGGCCCGTCCGGCCCCTTCTACGATGGCGCGGTCTTTCACCGGGTGATCAAGGGCTTCATGATCCAGGGCGGCGATCCCACCGGGACGGGCCGCGGCGGCCCGGGCTACAAGTTCGCCGACGAATTTCACCCCGAGCTGCAGTTCGACAAGCCCTACCTGCTGGCGATGGCCAACGCGGGCCCAGGCACCAACGGCTCGCAGTTCTTCATCACCGTCGGCAAGACTCCGCACTTGAACCGGCGCCACACGATCTTCGGTGAGGTGACCGACCCCGACTCGCAGCGGGTGGTGGACGCGATCTCGATGACACCCACCGACGGCAACGACCGGCCGACGGACCCGGTCGTCATCGAATCCGTCACCATCTCCTGA
- a CDS encoding PH domain-containing protein has product MQQTEWAPRATGIAGCGAAGILMAIASVTLVTDPPGRVMTGIAALGLILFAGVSWRARPKLAITPAGLAIRGWFRTQSLRRPDIKIIRITEFRRLGRKMRLLEIETTGGGLLILSRWDLGTDPLDVLDALTASGYAGPGT; this is encoded by the coding sequence ATGCAGCAAACAGAATGGGCGCCTCGCGCAACGGGAATCGCTGGTTGTGGAGCCGCTGGGATCCTGATGGCTATCGCCAGCGTGACCTTGGTCACAGACCCGCCGGGCCGCGTGATGACCGGCATTGCCGCGCTGGGTCTGATCTTGTTTGCCGGCGTCTCGTGGCGCGCACGCCCAAAACTGGCAATTACCCCCGCGGGCCTGGCGATCCGAGGGTGGTTCCGGACGCAGTCATTGCGTCGCCCCGATATCAAGATCATTCGGATCACCGAGTTTCGCCGCTTGGGCCGCAAGATGCGGTTGCTCGAGATCGAAACAACCGGCGGCGGGCTGCTGATCTTGTCCCGTTGGGACCTTGGCACCGACCCGCTGGACGTGCTTGACGCGCTCACCGCGTCGGGTTACGCCGGCCCGGGAACCTGA
- the pknB gene encoding Stk1 family PASTA domain-containing Ser/Thr kinase, translating to MTTPRHLSDRYELGDILGFGGMSEVHLARDVRLHRDVAVKVLRADLARDPSFYLRFRREAQNAAALNHPAIVAVYDTGEADTDAGPLPYIVMEYVDGVTLRDIVHTEGPMPPRRAIEVIADACQALNFSHQNGIIHRDVKPANIMISTTNAVKVMDFGIARAIADSGNSVTQTAAVIGTAQYLSPEQARGDSVDARSDVYSLGCVLYEILTGEPPFTGDSPVAVAYQHVREDPIPPSQRHEGISADLDAVVLKALAKNPENRYQTAAEMRADLVRVHNGEPPEAPKVLTDAERTSLLSSTGPSLSGPRTDPLPRQLVDDTDRDRNVGSVGRWMAVVAVLAVLTVFVTIAINTFGGNTRDVQVPDVRGQASADAIAALQNRGFKTRTQQKPDSTIPPDHVIGTDPGANASVAAGDEITIIVSTGPEQRELPDVSSLSYADAVKKLTAAGFGRFKQANSPSTPEMQGKVIGTNPPANQTSAITNVITIIVGSGPEAKQIPDVAGQTVDLAQKNLTVYGFTKFSQASVDSPRPAGDVIGTNPPAGAMVPVDSVIELQVSKGNQFVMPDLSGMFWTDAEPRLRALGWTGALDKGPDVDAGGSQHNRVVYQNPPAGAGVNRDGIITLKFGQ from the coding sequence ATGACCACCCCTCGGCACCTGTCTGACCGCTACGAGCTCGGCGACATCCTCGGTTTCGGGGGCATGTCCGAAGTTCACCTGGCCCGCGACGTCCGGCTGCACCGCGACGTCGCGGTCAAGGTGCTGCGCGCCGACCTGGCCCGCGATCCCAGCTTCTATCTACGCTTCCGCCGTGAGGCACAAAACGCCGCGGCCCTGAATCACCCGGCAATCGTCGCGGTGTATGACACCGGCGAGGCGGACACCGACGCCGGCCCATTGCCCTACATCGTCATGGAGTACGTCGACGGTGTGACCCTGCGCGACATCGTGCACACCGAAGGTCCGATGCCGCCCCGGCGCGCCATCGAGGTCATCGCCGACGCCTGTCAGGCGCTCAACTTCAGTCACCAGAACGGCATCATCCACCGCGACGTCAAGCCGGCCAACATCATGATCAGCACCACCAACGCGGTCAAGGTGATGGACTTCGGCATTGCCCGCGCGATCGCCGACAGCGGCAACAGCGTCACCCAGACCGCGGCCGTGATCGGGACCGCCCAATACCTGTCGCCCGAACAGGCCCGCGGCGATTCCGTCGACGCCCGATCCGATGTCTATTCGCTGGGCTGCGTTCTCTACGAAATCCTCACCGGCGAACCACCTTTCACCGGAGACTCGCCCGTTGCGGTCGCCTACCAGCACGTCCGCGAAGACCCCATTCCGCCGTCACAACGCCACGAGGGCATCTCGGCCGACCTCGACGCGGTGGTCCTCAAGGCGCTGGCCAAGAACCCGGAAAATCGGTATCAGACCGCGGCGGAGATGCGCGCCGACCTGGTCCGAGTGCACAACGGTGAGCCGCCCGAGGCGCCCAAGGTGCTCACCGACGCCGAGCGGACCTCGCTGCTGTCATCCACCGGTCCGAGCCTCAGCGGTCCGCGCACCGATCCCTTGCCCCGCCAGCTCGTCGACGACACCGACCGCGACCGCAACGTCGGTTCGGTGGGCCGCTGGATGGCGGTGGTCGCCGTCCTTGCGGTCCTGACCGTCTTCGTCACGATCGCCATCAACACGTTCGGCGGTAATACCCGCGATGTTCAGGTGCCCGACGTGCGGGGACAAGCGTCGGCCGACGCGATCGCCGCTCTGCAAAACCGGGGCTTCAAGACGCGCACCCAACAAAAGCCCGACTCGACGATCCCGCCTGACCACGTCATCGGCACCGACCCGGGTGCTAACGCCTCGGTCGCTGCGGGCGATGAGATCACCATCATCGTTTCCACCGGCCCCGAGCAACGCGAACTGCCCGACGTGTCCTCGCTGAGCTACGCCGACGCGGTCAAGAAGCTGACTGCGGCCGGGTTTGGCCGCTTCAAGCAGGCGAATTCGCCGTCAACCCCGGAAATGCAGGGCAAGGTCATCGGGACGAACCCGCCGGCCAATCAGACCTCGGCGATCACCAACGTGATCACCATCATCGTGGGCTCCGGGCCGGAGGCCAAGCAGATTCCCGACGTCGCGGGCCAGACGGTCGACCTCGCGCAGAAGAACCTGACCGTGTACGGCTTCACGAAGTTCAGTCAGGCGTCGGTGGACAGCCCGCGTCCGGCCGGGGACGTGATCGGCACCAACCCGCCGGCGGGCGCGATGGTGCCGGTGGACTCGGTCATCGAACTGCAGGTATCCAAGGGCAACCAGTTTGTCATGCCCGACCTGTCCGGAATGTTCTGGACCGACGCCGAACCGCGGCTGCGCGCGCTGGGCTGGACCGGTGCGCTGGACAAGGGCCCCGACGTCGACGCCGGGGGCTCGCAGCACAACCGGGTCGTCTATCAGAACCCGCCGGCCGGCGCCGGCGTCAACCGCGACGGCATCATCACGCTGAAGTTCGGTCAGTAG
- a CDS encoding serine/threonine-protein kinase: protein MSPRVGVTLSGRYRLQRLIATGGMGQVWEAVDSRLGRRVAVKVLKQEFSQDPEFIERFRAEARTTAMLNHPGIASVHDYGESQMNGEGRTAYLVMELVNGEPLNSVLKRTGRLSLRHALDMLEQTGRALQVAHAAGLVHRDVKPGNILITPTGQVKITDFGIAKAVDAAPVTQTGMVMGTAQYIAPEQALGHEATPASDVYSLGVVGYEAVSGKRPFTGDGALTVAMKHIKEPPPPLPADLPPNVRELIEITLVKNPGMRYRSGGPFADAVAAVRAGRRPPRPSQSPPPGRAAPAAIPSGTPARVAAGSPSRAAAPRRSRPSTGGHRPPPARRTFSSGQRALLWAAGVLGALAIIIAVLIVINHNAETQPQQPPPTVTQTPPASQTSTGQGPRLNWTDRGETGNPGRQSKRPEANRAIEPSSAVPLTPHRRASLARYETPR from the coding sequence ATGAGCCCGCGAGTTGGTGTGACGCTGTCTGGCAGGTACCGCCTGCAGCGGCTCATCGCCACCGGCGGCATGGGCCAAGTCTGGGAGGCGGTGGACAGCCGGCTGGGCCGGCGCGTGGCAGTCAAGGTGCTCAAGCAGGAGTTCTCCCAAGACCCGGAATTCATCGAGCGGTTCCGGGCCGAGGCGCGCACCACCGCGATGCTGAATCATCCTGGGATCGCCAGCGTCCACGACTACGGCGAAAGCCAGATGAACGGCGAGGGCCGCACGGCCTATCTGGTCATGGAGCTGGTCAACGGCGAGCCGTTGAACTCGGTGCTCAAGCGCACCGGCCGGCTGTCGCTACGGCACGCGCTGGACATGCTCGAGCAGACCGGTCGTGCCCTGCAGGTTGCGCATGCCGCCGGCCTGGTTCACCGCGACGTCAAACCCGGCAACATCCTGATCACCCCCACCGGGCAGGTGAAAATCACCGACTTCGGTATCGCCAAGGCTGTCGACGCCGCCCCGGTGACCCAGACCGGCATGGTGATGGGCACCGCGCAATACATCGCGCCCGAACAGGCCCTGGGCCACGAGGCGACTCCGGCCAGTGACGTCTACTCGCTAGGAGTCGTTGGGTACGAAGCGGTTTCGGGTAAGCGGCCGTTCACCGGCGATGGCGCCCTCACGGTGGCGATGAAGCACATCAAAGAACCCCCGCCGCCGTTGCCCGCCGACCTGCCCCCCAATGTCCGCGAACTCATCGAGATAACGCTGGTGAAGAACCCGGGCATGCGGTACCGCAGCGGGGGACCGTTCGCCGATGCCGTCGCCGCGGTACGCGCCGGCCGCCGGCCCCCGAGGCCCAGCCAGTCACCACCGCCCGGCAGGGCCGCGCCGGCCGCCATCCCGTCGGGCACGCCTGCCAGGGTCGCTGCCGGCTCGCCCAGCCGGGCTGCCGCGCCCCGCCGATCCCGCCCGTCGACTGGCGGTCACCGCCCCCCGCCGGCCCGGCGGACCTTTTCGTCCGGGCAACGCGCGCTGCTCTGGGCCGCCGGCGTGCTCGGCGCGCTGGCAATCATCATCGCCGTGCTCATCGTCATCAACCACAATGCCGAAACGCAGCCGCAGCAACCGCCTCCGACTGTCACCCAGACGCCACCGGCCAGCCAGACGTCCACCGGGCAGGGACCGCGCCTCAATTGGACGGATCGCGGAGAAACAGGTAATCCTGGACGGCAGAGCAAGCGGCCCGAAGCCAACCGGGCAATCGAACCTAGCTCAGCTGTTCCGCTGACGCCGCATCGCCGAGCGTCGTTGGCCCGATACGAGACACCGCGATGA